The following coding sequences lie in one Lolium perenne isolate Kyuss_39 chromosome 2, Kyuss_2.0, whole genome shotgun sequence genomic window:
- the LOC127330631 gene encoding GDSL esterase/lipase At1g71691, with protein MKTGINFASGGSGLQDQTGKHCGRVYTMTDQLEEFTSAVQMMGNSSYDLISRSLVFISVGSNDLFEYVDGNATLSPSRNDTAFLEGLVGTYKCYLQELYAVGARKFSIVSPSMVGCCPTQRYAGATKKDLDGYRCFGTANDLSRQLYTKLHSMLQDLSVDLAGMNYSICDSAAMAESVLKHAASPTLNLTVLDTGCCGGAGLSGDGKCTKFASVCPNRDNYLFWDGFHPTQAASAEAAFALVADQGLYVHPINITRLAAL; from the exons ATGAAGACCGGCATCAACTTCGCATCAGGAGGGTCAGGACTCCAGGATCAGACGGGCAAACAC TGCGGGAGAGTGTACACGATGACGGACCAGCTGGAGGAGTTCACGTCTGCCGTTCAGATGATGGGGAACAGCTCGTACGACCTCATCTCCAGGTCCCTCGTCTTCATCAGCGTCGGCAGCAACGACCTGTTCGAGTACGTCGACGGCAACGCCACCCTGTCCCCTAGCCGCAACGACACCGCGTTCCTGGAAGGCCTCGTCGGCACTTACAAGTGCTACCTGCAG GAGCTGTATGCGGTCGGGGCGAGGAAGTTCAGCATCGTGAGCCCATCAATGGTGGGTTGCTGCCCAACGCAGAGGTACGCCGGGGCGACAAAGAAGGACCTAGACGGGTACCGCTGCTTCGGCACGGCCAACGACCTCTCCAGGCAGCTGTACACCAAGCTACACTCGATGCTTCAGGACCTGAGCGTCGATCTCGCCGGCATGAACTACTCCATCTGCGACTCGGCCGCCATGGCCGAGAGTGTCCTCAAACACGCCGCCTCGCCTACATTGA ACCTGACGGTGCTGGACACGGGGTGCTGCGGCGGCGCCGGGCTGTCCGGGGATGGCAAGTGCACCAAGTTCGCTTCGGTGTGCCCGAACCGCGACAACTACCTCTtctgggacggcttccacccaacgCAAGCGGCATCGGCGGAGGCCGCGTTTGCGCTCGTCGCCGACCAAGGGCTCTACGTCCACCCCATCAACATCACGAGGCTGGCGGCGCTCTAG